One Acanthochromis polyacanthus isolate Apoly-LR-REF ecotype Palm Island chromosome 6, KAUST_Apoly_ChrSc, whole genome shotgun sequence DNA segment encodes these proteins:
- the phc2a gene encoding polyhomeotic-like protein 2, protein MTSGNGNTNSSQPNGESKPAQALVKSHILTHLIEGFVIQEGAEPFPVERPSFSIESLRRNTADSKMDNISPKEMKSQQEPMLTCELCGRVDFAYIFKRSKRFCSTVCAKRYNVGCTKRMGLFPNRKTTLENMKKQRALNGNHKNGSLESKKKKPATAALSTGHSVHPAQGESSQCSTLSGYKRPLTPLSPAQRVPTTQGSEHPLLPPSFLPGDPAQWNIEDVYEFISSLPGCLEIAEEFRSQEIDGQALLLLKEDHLMGAMNIKLGPALKIFAQISMLKDS, encoded by the exons ATGACCTCCGGGAATGGGAACACTAACAGCAGCCAGCCCAATGGAGAGAGCAAACCAGCCCAGGCCCTAGTCAAGTCCCACATCCTCACCCATCTGATCGAAGGCTTTGTTATCCAGGAGGGTGCTGAGCCTTTCCCT GTGGAGCGTCCATCTTTCTCAATAGAGAGCCTAAGAAGAAACACAGCAGATTCAAAGATGGACAACATCTCACCAAAGG AGATGAAGTCACAGCAGGAGCCCATGCTGACCTGTGAGCTGTGTGGCAGGGTTGATTTTGCCTACATCTTCAAAAGGTCCAAGAGGTTCTGTTCAACAGTGTGTGCTAAACG CTACAATGTGGGATGCACAAAGAGAATGGGTCTTTTCCCAAACCGCAAAACCACCCTGGAGAACATGAAGAAGCAAAGAGCACTGAACGGAAACCACAAAAACGGCAGTTTAGAGTCTAAAAAGAAG AAGCCTGCTACAGCTGCTCTGTCCACTGGTCACTCAGTCCACCCTGCACAGGGAGAGTCCAGTCAGTGTTCAACCTTGTCTGGCTACAAAAGACCCCTGACTCCCCTCTCACCTGCCCAGCGGGTGCCTACGACACAAGGCTCTGAGCATCCCCTGCTGCCCCCCAGTTTCCTGCCCGGTGACCCTGCCCAGTGGAACATAGAAGATGTCTATGAGTTCATCTCCTCTCTACCAG GTTGTCTGGAGATTGCTGAGGAGTTCCGTTCTCAGGAGATCGATGGACaggcgctgctgctgctgaaggaagACCATCTTATGGGAGCCATGAACATCAAACTGGGTCCCGCGCTCAAGATCTTTGCTCAGATCAGCATGCTCAAAGACTCATAG